The proteins below come from a single Procambarus clarkii isolate CNS0578487 chromosome 44, FALCON_Pclarkii_2.0, whole genome shotgun sequence genomic window:
- the LOC123745175 gene encoding uncharacterized protein: MSNTLHMAALHAAALHMAALHASALHAADLHMAALRIADFHMTALHAATLHTADLHMTALHAAALHAAPFIWPPFTLPPFMLPPFIWPPFTLPPFIWPPFTLPPFMLPPFIWPPFTLPPFIWPPFTLPPFMLPPSYGRPSCCRPSCCPLHMAALHAAALHAAALHAAPFIWPPFMLPPFMLPPSYGRPSCCRPSRCRPSRCRPSR, translated from the coding sequence ATGTCCAACACCCTTCATATGGCCGCCCTTCACGCTGCCGCCCTTCATATGGCCGCCCTTCACGCTTCCGCCCTTCACGCTGCCGATCTTCATATGGCCGCCCTTCGCATTGCCGACTTTCATATGACCGCCCTTCACGCTGCCACCCTTCACACTGCCGACCTTCATATGACCGCCCTTCACGCTGCCGCCCTTCATGCTGCCCCCTTCATATGGCCGCCCTTCACGCTGCCGCCCTTCATGCTGCCCCCCTTCATATGGCCGCCCTTCACGCTGCCGCCCTTCATATGGCCGCCCTTCACGCTGCCGCCCTTCATGCTGCCCCCCTTCATATGGCCGCCCTTCACGCTGCCGCCCTTCATATGGCCGCCCTTCACGCTGCCGCCCTTCATGCTGCCCCCTTCATATGGCCGCCCTTCATGCTGCCGCCCTTCATGCTGCCCCCTTCATATGGCCGCCCTTCACGCTGCCGCCCTTCACGCTGCCGCCCTTCATGCTGCCCCCTTCATATGGCCGCCCTTCATGCTGCCGCCCTTCATGCTGCCCCCTTCATATGGCCGCCCTTCATGCTGCCGCCCTTCACGCTGCCGCCCTTCACGCTGCCGCCCTTCACGCTAG